The Anoxybacillus flavithermus genome has a segment encoding these proteins:
- a CDS encoding bifunctional acetaldehyde-CoA/alcohol dehydrogenase yields the protein MAVDEKVLDQKKEVTKMIDTLVANAQKALKAFHDYDQETIDHIVKQMALAGLDKHMYLAKLAIEETKRGVYEDKIIKNIFATEYIYHNIKYDKTVGVIRENEQEGIIEIAEPVGVIAGVTPVTNPTSTTMFKALISIKTRNPIIFAFHPSAQKCSSEAARILRDAAIAAGAPEHCIQWIETPSVEATQQLMHHPGVSLILATGGAGMVKAAYSSGKPALGVGPGNVPCYIEKTANIKRAVNDLILSKTFDNGMICASEQAVIIDKEIYDAVKNEMIANKCYFLNEEEKKKVEKLVINENTCAVNPNIVGKPAYEIAKMAGIDVPVDTKILVAELKSVGPQEPLSREKLSPVLACYKVNSTEEGLKRAEEMLEFGGLGHSAVIHSENQEVILEFGKRMKAGRIISNAPSSQGAIGDIYNAYIPSLTLGCGTFGGNSVSTNVGATHLINIKKLARRNVNMQWFKVPPKIYFEKHATQYLAKMPNISRAFIVTDPGMVKLGYVDKVLYYLRKRPDYVHCEIFSEVEPDPSIETVMKGADMMHAFQPDVIIALGGGSAMDAAKAMWLFYEHPNTDFNGLKQKFLDIRKRVFKYPKLGQKAQFVAIPTTSGTGSEVTSFAVITDKKNNVKYPLADYELTPDVAIVDPQFVMTMPKHITADTGMDVLTHAIEAYVSNMANDYTDGLALKAIQLVFEYLPRAYKNGNDEVAREKMHNASTIAGMAFANAFLGINHSLAHKLGAEFHIPHGRANTILMPHVIRYNAQKPKKFTAFPKYEHFVADQRYAQIARLLGLPARTTEEGVESLVQAIIKLAKELDMPLSIAATGVSKEAFESKVDQLAELAFEDQCTTANPKLPLVSDLADIYRQAYKGV from the coding sequence ATGGCTGTCGATGAAAAAGTATTAGACCAAAAGAAAGAAGTTACGAAAATGATTGATACGCTTGTAGCCAATGCGCAAAAAGCGTTAAAAGCGTTTCATGACTATGATCAAGAGACGATCGATCATATCGTCAAGCAAATGGCGTTAGCTGGGCTTGATAAACATATGTATTTAGCGAAGTTAGCGATCGAAGAAACAAAACGCGGTGTATATGAAGATAAAATCATTAAAAATATTTTTGCGACAGAATATATTTACCATAACATTAAATACGATAAAACAGTTGGCGTCATTCGCGAAAATGAACAAGAAGGCATAATTGAAATTGCTGAGCCTGTTGGCGTCATCGCTGGAGTTACACCAGTAACAAACCCAACATCAACAACGATGTTTAAAGCACTGATTTCAATTAAAACGCGCAACCCAATCATTTTTGCGTTCCACCCATCTGCGCAAAAATGTAGCAGTGAAGCAGCACGTATTTTGCGCGATGCAGCCATTGCAGCTGGCGCGCCAGAACATTGTATTCAATGGATCGAAACTCCTTCTGTCGAAGCGACTCAACAATTGATGCACCATCCTGGCGTTTCGCTTATTCTTGCGACAGGTGGAGCAGGCATGGTGAAGGCGGCATATAGCTCAGGAAAACCAGCATTAGGGGTTGGACCTGGTAACGTACCTTGTTATATTGAAAAAACAGCAAACATTAAACGTGCGGTGAACGATCTCATTTTGTCCAAAACGTTTGATAACGGGATGATTTGTGCATCGGAGCAAGCGGTCATTATTGATAAAGAGATTTATGATGCGGTGAAAAACGAAATGATCGCAAATAAGTGCTATTTCTTAAATGAAGAAGAAAAGAAAAAAGTTGAAAAGCTTGTCATCAATGAAAATACGTGTGCAGTTAATCCGAATATCGTCGGTAAACCAGCGTATGAAATTGCAAAAATGGCAGGCATCGATGTACCAGTTGATACAAAAATTCTCGTAGCCGAGTTAAAAAGCGTCGGTCCTCAAGAACCGCTTTCTCGTGAAAAATTAAGTCCGGTATTGGCTTGTTATAAGGTGAATAGCACAGAAGAAGGATTAAAACGAGCAGAAGAAATGCTTGAATTCGGTGGACTTGGCCATTCGGCTGTCATTCATTCAGAAAATCAAGAAGTCATTCTTGAATTCGGTAAGCGAATGAAAGCAGGGCGAATCATTTCGAACGCACCATCTTCACAAGGAGCGATCGGGGACATTTATAACGCGTACATTCCGTCGTTGACGCTCGGTTGCGGTACGTTTGGAGGCAACTCCGTTTCGACAAACGTTGGTGCGACACATTTAATTAACATTAAAAAATTAGCGAGAAGGAATGTAAACATGCAGTGGTTTAAAGTTCCACCAAAAATTTATTTTGAAAAACATGCGACACAATATTTAGCGAAAATGCCAAACATCTCACGTGCCTTTATCGTTACAGACCCAGGTATGGTGAAGCTCGGCTATGTCGATAAAGTGTTATACTATTTGCGTAAACGTCCAGATTATGTGCATTGCGAAATTTTCTCAGAAGTGGAACCAGATCCATCAATTGAAACAGTGATGAAAGGTGCGGACATGATGCATGCGTTCCAACCAGACGTCATCATCGCCCTCGGCGGTGGTTCGGCGATGGACGCGGCGAAAGCGATGTGGTTGTTCTATGAACATCCGAATACAGACTTTAACGGTTTAAAACAAAAGTTTTTAGATATTCGTAAACGCGTCTTTAAATATCCAAAACTCGGTCAAAAAGCGCAATTTGTCGCGATTCCAACAACATCTGGTACAGGTTCAGAAGTGACATCGTTTGCGGTCATTACAGATAAGAAAAATAACGTCAAATATCCGCTTGCTGACTACGAGTTAACACCAGATGTCGCCATCGTTGACCCACAATTCGTCATGACGATGCCAAAACATATTACAGCGGATACAGGTATGGACGTATTAACACATGCGATTGAAGCATACGTATCGAACATGGCAAACGACTATACAGACGGATTAGCGTTAAAAGCGATTCAACTCGTCTTTGAATACTTGCCACGCGCATATAAAAACGGCAACGATGAAGTAGCACGTGAAAAAATGCATAACGCATCAACGATCGCTGGTATGGCATTTGCCAACGCATTTTTAGGCATTAACCATAGTTTAGCACATAAACTTGGGGCAGAATTCCATATCCCACACGGACGTGCGAATACAATTTTAATGCCGCATGTCATTCGTTACAACGCGCAAAAACCGAAGAAGTTTACAGCGTTTCCGAAATACGAACATTTTGTCGCTGACCAACGTTACGCTCAAATTGCCCGCTTGCTCGGCTTACCAGCGAGAACGACAGAAGAAGGAGTAGAAAGCCTCGTTCAAGCAATCATTAAGCTCGCCAAAGAACTTGACATGCCATTAAGCATTGCGGCAACAGGCGTCAGCAAAGAAGCATTCGAAAGCAAAGTCGATCAACTCGCTGAACTAGCTTTCGAAGATCAATGTACAACAGCTAATCCGAAATTACCGTTAGTCAGCGACCTTGCCGACATTTATCGCCAAGCGTATAAGGGAGTTTAG
- a CDS encoding RNA methyltransferase, with protein sequence MRMTKEEELHIEEGLLTDDNRLLWEMILPSRLKRMYDVLSERTRYITILTEAVDDPHNQAAVLRSAEAFGIQDVHVVTGAAPFEPNKWVTRHADKWLNVHKHSSIEQAIRHLQQNGYQVYASYLGEGTIPLEQIDVSKPTVLLFGNEHRGVSEEALALADGKFVIPMNGFVQSFNISVAAAISLYEITKRAKQMAGERYHLSLAEKKEIYEHWMKLSLSPRLRKMVESQMGGSND encoded by the coding sequence ATGCGAATGACAAAAGAGGAAGAACTACACATCGAAGAAGGACTGTTGACGGACGACAATCGCTTGCTTTGGGAAATGATTTTGCCAAGTCGCTTAAAGCGCATGTACGATGTGCTAAGCGAACGAACAAGATATATCACCATTTTGACAGAAGCGGTTGATGACCCGCACAATCAAGCCGCGGTGTTACGTTCAGCCGAGGCGTTCGGCATTCAAGACGTTCATGTCGTCACCGGAGCGGCTCCATTTGAACCGAATAAATGGGTGACGCGACATGCGGACAAGTGGCTCAATGTGCATAAACATTCATCGATTGAACAGGCCATTCGCCACCTCCAACAAAACGGCTATCAAGTATATGCAAGCTACTTAGGGGAAGGAACGATTCCGCTTGAACAAATTGACGTGTCAAAACCGACGGTGCTTTTGTTCGGAAATGAGCATCGCGGAGTATCCGAAGAGGCGCTTGCTTTAGCGGACGGGAAGTTCGTTATTCCAATGAATGGCTTTGTACAAAGTTTTAATATTTCTGTCGCGGCAGCGATTTCCCTTTATGAAATCACGAAGCGAGCAAAACAAATGGCAGGGGAGCGTTATCATTTGTCGCTTGCGGAAAAGAAGGAAATATATGAACATTGGATGAAGCTTTCGCTTAGCCCGCGGCTAAGAAAAATGGTGGAAAGTCAAATGGGAGGAAGCAATGATTGA
- a CDS encoding formate C-acetyltransferase — protein MDAWRTFKGDKWKKEIDVRDFILNNVTVYTGDESFLEGPTEATKKLWEQVMELSKLERERGGVLNMDTEIVSTITSHGPGYLNKELEKVVGFQTDEPFKRALMPFGGIRMAEQACEAYGYEVSDEVKKIFTQYRKTHNQGVFDVYTDEMKAARKAGIITGLPDAYGRGRIIGDYRRVALYGVDRLIEEKKKDLRNTGARTMSEDIIRLREELAEQIRALQELKEMAASYGYDISKPARNAHEAFQWLYFAYLAAIKEQNGAAMSLGRVSTFLDIYIERDLQEGTLTEREAQELVDHFVMKLRLVKFARTPEYNELFSGDPTWVTESIGGVAIDGRPLVTKNSFRFLHTLDNLGPAPEPNLTVLWSTQLPEAFKKYCAKMSIQTSSIQYENDDLMRPEFGDDYGIACCVSAMRIGKQMQFFGARANLAKALLYAINGGVDEKLKVQIGPEFAPITSEYLDYEEVMRKFDSVMEWLAELYINTLNVIHYMHDKYCYERIEMALHDTHILRTMATGIAGLSVVADSLSAIKYAKVKTIRDENGLAVDFEIEGDFPKYGNNDDRVDAIAVDIVERFMTKLRKHKTYRDSKHTTSILTITSNVVYGKKTGNTPDGRRAGEPFAPGANPLHGRDTKGALASLSSVAKLPYEYALDGISNTFSIVPKALGKDDATRIQNLVAILDGYALKRGHHLNVNVFNRETLLDAMEHPEKYPQLTIRVSGYAVNFIKLTREQQIDVINRTFHETM, from the coding sequence ATGGACGCTTGGAGAACGTTCAAAGGCGATAAGTGGAAAAAAGAAATTGATGTTCGCGATTTTATTTTAAATAACGTAACCGTTTACACAGGGGATGAATCGTTTCTAGAAGGTCCAACAGAAGCGACGAAAAAGCTTTGGGAACAAGTGATGGAACTTTCCAAACTAGAACGCGAAAGAGGCGGCGTTCTCAACATGGATACAGAAATCGTATCAACCATTACATCGCATGGACCTGGCTATTTGAATAAAGAGCTTGAAAAAGTTGTTGGTTTTCAAACAGACGAACCGTTTAAACGGGCGCTTATGCCATTTGGCGGTATTCGCATGGCGGAGCAAGCATGCGAAGCTTACGGATATGAAGTAAGCGATGAAGTAAAGAAAATTTTTACGCAATATCGTAAAACGCATAACCAAGGCGTATTTGACGTATATACCGATGAAATGAAAGCAGCGCGCAAAGCAGGAATTATTACAGGACTTCCTGACGCCTATGGACGCGGTCGCATTATCGGTGACTACCGCCGCGTCGCGTTATACGGTGTCGATCGCTTAATTGAAGAAAAGAAAAAAGATTTACGCAACACAGGCGCGCGTACAATGAGCGAAGACATCATTCGTCTTCGTGAAGAATTAGCGGAACAAATTCGCGCTCTTCAAGAATTAAAAGAAATGGCGGCAAGCTACGGCTACGATATTTCCAAACCAGCACGCAACGCACACGAAGCGTTCCAATGGTTATATTTCGCTTATCTTGCGGCGATTAAAGAACAAAACGGTGCGGCAATGAGCTTAGGTCGCGTCTCAACATTTTTAGATATTTATATTGAACGCGACTTACAAGAAGGCACATTAACAGAACGCGAAGCACAAGAGCTTGTTGACCATTTCGTCATGAAATTGCGTCTCGTCAAATTCGCAAGAACGCCAGAATACAATGAGCTATTTAGCGGCGACCCAACGTGGGTCACAGAGTCCATTGGCGGTGTCGCGATTGACGGTCGTCCGCTTGTGACGAAAAACTCATTCCGCTTCTTGCATACACTTGATAACTTAGGCCCGGCGCCAGAACCAAACTTAACGGTGCTTTGGTCGACACAATTGCCAGAAGCGTTTAAGAAATATTGCGCGAAAATGTCGATTCAAACAAGCTCCATTCAGTATGAAAATGACGATTTAATGCGTCCGGAGTTTGGAGATGACTACGGTATCGCATGCTGCGTCTCCGCGATGCGCATCGGTAAACAAATGCAGTTTTTTGGCGCGCGCGCAAACCTCGCGAAAGCGTTATTATACGCGATTAACGGCGGCGTTGACGAAAAACTAAAAGTGCAAATCGGTCCAGAATTTGCGCCAATCACATCTGAATACTTAGACTACGAAGAAGTAATGCGCAAATTTGACAGCGTCATGGAATGGCTAGCAGAATTGTATATTAATACGTTAAACGTCATCCATTACATGCATGATAAATATTGTTATGAACGCATCGAAATGGCGCTTCACGATACGCACATTTTGCGTACAATGGCAACTGGCATCGCCGGATTGTCCGTTGTCGCTGACTCATTAAGTGCAATTAAATATGCAAAAGTAAAAACAATTCGCGATGAAAACGGCTTAGCTGTCGACTTTGAAATCGAAGGCGACTTCCCGAAATACGGAAACAACGACGATCGCGTTGATGCGATTGCTGTCGATATTGTTGAACGTTTTATGACAAAATTGCGCAAACATAAAACGTATCGCGACTCGAAACATACGACGTCGATTTTAACGATCACATCAAACGTCGTATACGGTAAAAAGACAGGAAATACACCAGATGGTCGTCGCGCTGGCGAACCGTTCGCACCGGGCGCTAACCCATTGCACGGTCGCGACACAAAAGGAGCGCTTGCGTCATTAAGCTCTGTCGCAAAATTACCGTATGAATATGCATTGGACGGCATTTCAAATACGTTCTCAATCGTGCCAAAAGCGCTCGGTAAAGATGACGCGACACGCATTCAAAACCTTGTCGCCATTTTAGATGGTTATGCACTAAAACGCGGTCATCACTTGAACGTCAACGTCTTTAACCGCGAAACGTTGCTCGACGCAATGGAACATCCTGAAAAATATCCGCAACTAACGATTCGCGTATCAGGTTATGCGGTCAACTTTATTAAATTAACACGTGAACAACAAATTGATGTCATTAATCGGACGTTCCATGAAACAATGTAA
- a CDS encoding pyruvate formate-lyase 1-activating enzyme yields MNGFIHSVESCGTVDGPGIRYVIFTQGCLLRCQYCHNADTWEIGKGKQMSVDEIIDDAETYLPFMQASGGGITVSGGEPLLQIDFLIELFRRCKQLGIHTTIDSSGGCYTTEASFQRKLDKLLQYTDLILLDVKHIDEKKHRKLTGKTNEHILAFARLLSERNVPVWIRHVLVPTVTDDEEDLHRLADFIRTLRNVEKIEVLPYHQLGVYKWKALGLTYPLEGIPTPSEESVEKAKQILGAK; encoded by the coding sequence ATGAACGGATTTATTCATTCAGTCGAATCGTGCGGAACAGTTGACGGTCCCGGCATTCGTTACGTCATTTTCACCCAAGGCTGTTTGTTGCGCTGTCAATATTGTCACAATGCAGATACGTGGGAAATTGGAAAAGGAAAACAAATGTCTGTTGATGAAATCATCGACGATGCCGAAACGTACTTGCCTTTTATGCAGGCATCTGGCGGCGGAATAACGGTGAGCGGCGGCGAACCGCTTTTACAAATCGATTTTTTAATTGAACTATTCCGTCGTTGTAAACAGCTTGGTATTCATACAACGATTGATTCGTCTGGCGGATGTTATACGACAGAGGCATCGTTCCAACGAAAGCTTGATAAATTGCTTCAATATACAGATTTAATTTTGCTAGATGTAAAACATATCGACGAAAAAAAACATCGCAAACTAACAGGAAAAACGAACGAACATATTTTAGCTTTTGCACGTCTATTATCAGAACGAAACGTACCCGTCTGGATTCGCCATGTGCTCGTTCCAACCGTCACAGACGATGAAGAAGATTTGCATCGCTTAGCTGACTTCATTCGTACGTTGCGCAACGTCGAAAAAATTGAGGTGCTTCCGTATCATCAACTCGGCGTTTACAAATGGAAAGCACTTGGACTGACGTATCCGCTTGAAGGCATCCCGACACCATCTGAAGAAAGTGTTGAAAAAGCAAAACAAATATTAGGCGCAAAATAA
- a CDS encoding aminoacyl-tRNA deacylase, with protein MKQAKTNAVRMLDRARVPYELFTYDYTDGQIDGISVAKKIGQREELVYKTLVTKGATAQLYVFVIPVAAELDLKKAANVVGEKSVHMLPVADIEKMTGYVRGGCSPIGMKKRYATYVDESALLHEQIVVSAGKIGVQMKLFVQDLLKLTNGKTAHIIKA; from the coding sequence ATGAAACAAGCGAAGACGAATGCTGTGCGCATGCTCGATCGTGCACGTGTACCATATGAACTGTTTACTTACGATTATACGGATGGACAAATTGATGGAATATCGGTTGCGAAAAAAATTGGGCAACGTGAAGAACTAGTGTATAAAACGCTTGTCACAAAAGGAGCGACCGCTCAACTTTACGTATTCGTCATCCCTGTCGCAGCAGAGTTGGATTTGAAAAAAGCGGCGAACGTTGTCGGTGAAAAAAGCGTGCATATGTTGCCTGTGGCAGACATCGAAAAAATGACAGGGTATGTGCGTGGCGGTTGCTCGCCCATTGGGATGAAAAAACGATATGCGACATATGTCGACGAATCGGCGCTTTTGCACGAGCAAATCGTTGTGAGCGCAGGGAAAATCGGCGTACAAATGAAACTTTTTGTTCAAGATTTATTAAAGTTAACCAACGGGAAAACTGCGCATATTATCAAAGCGTAG
- a CDS encoding beta-phosphoglucomutase: MIEAVIFDLDGVIADTVELYYIATKRVADEIGVPFDRQLNQKLQGMSRQAMVEALLGETVHEWTEEEKRALGDRRGQYYRELIEQLSPNDVLPGMLALLCDIQRDGVPMALASSSSNARTVVERLGVRSFFDVIVDVKTITRMKPDPEIFLTAAKELRVDPSCCIAIEDGEAGMKAIKQTNMFSVGIGAHLAPLSPDWLVQRTTQLTWGELKQRFMQRAGQ; encoded by the coding sequence ATGATTGAAGCAGTTATTTTTGATTTAGATGGCGTCATTGCAGATACGGTTGAGCTATATTATATCGCGACAAAACGTGTCGCCGATGAAATTGGGGTACCGTTTGATCGACAGCTCAATCAAAAGCTACAAGGCATGAGCAGACAGGCGATGGTCGAGGCGCTTCTCGGTGAAACAGTGCATGAATGGACAGAAGAAGAAAAACGAGCTCTTGGCGACCGCCGTGGCCAATATTATCGTGAGTTGATCGAGCAATTGTCACCAAACGACGTGTTGCCGGGGATGTTGGCGCTTCTTTGCGACATTCAGCGCGACGGTGTCCCGATGGCGCTCGCATCGTCAAGCTCAAACGCACGTACGGTTGTCGAACGGCTTGGCGTACGTTCTTTTTTTGACGTCATTGTCGATGTGAAAACAATTACGCGCATGAAGCCAGATCCAGAAATTTTTTTAACAGCTGCGAAAGAGCTTCGTGTCGATCCATCTTGTTGTATCGCCATTGAGGACGGAGAGGCAGGCATGAAAGCAATTAAGCAAACAAATATGTTTTCCGTCGGTATCGGAGCCCATTTAGCTCCGCTGTCGCCTGATTGGCTCGTTCAGCGGACAACACAATTGACGTGGGGCGAGTTAAAACAACGGTTTATGCAAAGAGCTGGTCAATGA